One segment of Rhinatrema bivittatum chromosome 14, aRhiBiv1.1, whole genome shotgun sequence DNA contains the following:
- the B9D1 gene encoding B9 domain-containing protein 1 isoform X1, which produces MATSPTVFLLMVNGQIESANFPEFDELYCKYCFVYGHDWAPTAGLEEGISQITSKNHGIQQTMVWNFPLDISFKSTNPYGWPQIVVSVYGPDVFGSDVVRGYGAVHVPFTPGRHRRTIPMFVPESSSRLQKFTSWFMGRRPEFTDPKVVAQGEGREVTRVRSQGFVTISFNVVTKDMKKLGYDTSPADMQSPAVAPYP; this is translated from the exons ATGGCTACCAGTCCCACCGTTTTCCTGCTGATGGTGAATGGTCAGATCGAGTCTGCCAAT TTTCCAGAATTTGATGAGCTCTACTGCAAGTATTGCTTTGTGTATGGCCATGACTGGGCACCCACAGCA GGCTTGGAGGAAGGCATATCCCAGATCACCTCTAAAAACCATGGGATTCAGCAAACCATGGTGTGGAATTTTCCTCTTGACATCAGCTTTAAAAGTACCAATCCCTACGGCT GGCCGCAGATTGTTGTAAGTGTGTATGGCCCAGATGTTTTTGGGAGCGATGTTGTCAGAGGCTATGGAGCTGTCCATGTACCGTTTACACCTGGGAG GCATAGAAGAACCATTCCAATGTTTGTACCAGAATCTTCTTCAAGGCTGCAAAAGTTTACAAG TTGGTTCATGGGAAGACGTCCGGAGTTCACAGATCCAAAGGTGGTGGCacagggagaaggaagagaag TAACCAGAGTGAGGTCGCAAGGCTTTGTGACTATTTCTTTCAATGTCGTCACCAAGGATATGAAGAAGTTAGGGTACGATACAAGTCCTGCTGACATGCAGAGCCCAGCAGTAGCGCCCTACCCGTGA
- the B9D1 gene encoding B9 domain-containing protein 1 isoform X3, protein MATSPTVFLLMVNGQIESANFPEFDELYCKYCFVYGHDWAPTAGLEEGISQITSKNHGIQQTMVWNFPLDISFKSTNPYGWPQIVVSVYGPDVFGSDVVRGYGAVHVPFTPGRHRRTIPMFVPESSSRLQKFTSNQSEVARLCDYFFQCRHQGYEEVRVRYKSC, encoded by the exons ATGGCTACCAGTCCCACCGTTTTCCTGCTGATGGTGAATGGTCAGATCGAGTCTGCCAAT TTTCCAGAATTTGATGAGCTCTACTGCAAGTATTGCTTTGTGTATGGCCATGACTGGGCACCCACAGCA GGCTTGGAGGAAGGCATATCCCAGATCACCTCTAAAAACCATGGGATTCAGCAAACCATGGTGTGGAATTTTCCTCTTGACATCAGCTTTAAAAGTACCAATCCCTACGGCT GGCCGCAGATTGTTGTAAGTGTGTATGGCCCAGATGTTTTTGGGAGCGATGTTGTCAGAGGCTATGGAGCTGTCCATGTACCGTTTACACCTGGGAG GCATAGAAGAACCATTCCAATGTTTGTACCAGAATCTTCTTCAAGGCTGCAAAAGTTTACAAG TAACCAGAGTGAGGTCGCAAGGCTTTGTGACTATTTCTTTCAATGTCGTCACCAAGGATATGAAGAAGTTAGGGTACGATACAAGTCCTGCTGA
- the B9D1 gene encoding B9 domain-containing protein 1 isoform X2 — protein sequence MATSPTVFLLMVNGQIESANFPEFDELYCKYCFVYGHDWAPTAGLEEGISQITSKNHGIQQTMVWNFPLDISFKSTNPYGWPQIVVSVYGPDVFGSDVVRGYGAVHVPFTPGSWFMGRRPEFTDPKVVAQGEGREVTRVRSQGFVTISFNVVTKDMKKLGYDTSPADMQSPAVAPYP from the exons ATGGCTACCAGTCCCACCGTTTTCCTGCTGATGGTGAATGGTCAGATCGAGTCTGCCAAT TTTCCAGAATTTGATGAGCTCTACTGCAAGTATTGCTTTGTGTATGGCCATGACTGGGCACCCACAGCA GGCTTGGAGGAAGGCATATCCCAGATCACCTCTAAAAACCATGGGATTCAGCAAACCATGGTGTGGAATTTTCCTCTTGACATCAGCTTTAAAAGTACCAATCCCTACGGCT GGCCGCAGATTGTTGTAAGTGTGTATGGCCCAGATGTTTTTGGGAGCGATGTTGTCAGAGGCTATGGAGCTGTCCATGTACCGTTTACACCTGGGAG TTGGTTCATGGGAAGACGTCCGGAGTTCACAGATCCAAAGGTGGTGGCacagggagaaggaagagaag TAACCAGAGTGAGGTCGCAAGGCTTTGTGACTATTTCTTTCAATGTCGTCACCAAGGATATGAAGAAGTTAGGGTACGATACAAGTCCTGCTGACATGCAGAGCCCAGCAGTAGCGCCCTACCCGTGA